Proteins encoded by one window of Castor canadensis chromosome 2, mCasCan1.hap1v2, whole genome shotgun sequence:
- the Znf862 gene encoding zinc finger protein 862 isoform X5, with product MSLQYSWKYLGTKGYDSVPLKGSRVRMQFPSGLLLGRRAHLPFSSRKGLTIHLTTLSKNILIPILLTSSVSALPLLLHRQGPGHVLSKCTWMVPDIGDICLLFCGPSAPNRIILDYPAACVHCSSWFDFRCYLLIPTVEDEDMASYITQAHFSSLHLLRTGPAAAKPDLISKLERRAAPWIKDPNGLEWWKDHPPGKKKMMAVSEADIQASAIESALLPAPPVEMCTSYCPSSMYEVEEDRPKKVKRTYRPRSIQRSWFGQFPWLVIDPKETKLFCSACKERPTLHDKSSRLVRGYTGPFKVETLKYHEVSKAHKLCINTVEVKDDSPQTTLVPEISSDLMANMEHFFNAAYSIAYHSRPLNDFEKVLQLLQSTGTMILGKYRNRTACTQFIKYISETLKKEILSDIQNSPCVSMLLDSCTDSSDQACVGIYIRYFKQMEVRESYITLAPLYSETVDGYFETIIAALDELDIPFRKPGWVVGLGTDGSTMLSYKGGLVEKFQEIIPRLLPVHCVAHQLHLAVVDACGSIDLVRKCDRHIRTVFKFYQSSNKRLGELQNGAAPLEQEIVRLKDLNAVRWVASKRRTLNALIVSWPALARHLQSVAEAGGQIGHRAKGMLKLMRSFHFIKFCHFLLDFLSIFRPLSEVCQKEIVLITEVNSTLGRAYIALDTLRHQAGPKEEEFNASFQDGQLHGIFLDKMEMAEQRFQADRERTILTGVEYLQHRFDTDRPPQLKNMEVFDTMTWPSGTELARFGNDDILSLAKYFELSLPTGYSEEALLEEWLGLKAAAQNLPFSMLCKNALTQHYRFPLLSKLMAVVVCVPISTSCCERGFKAMNRIRTDERTKLSNEVLNMLMMTAVNGVAVTEYDPQPAIQHWYLTSSGRRFSHVYACAQVPARSHASAELRKEGMGALHT from the exons ATGTCCTTGCAGTACTCATGGAAGTATTTAGGGACAAAAGGGTATGACAGTGTACCCCTCAAGGGATCACGGGTCAGGATGCAGTTCCCTTCAGGTTTACTGTTAGGGAGAAGAGCCCACCTTCCCTTTAGTAGTAGGAAAGGGCTCACAATCCACTTGACAACTCTTTCCAAAAACATTCTAATAcccatcctcctgacctcttcGGTTTCAGCTCTTCCACTCCTTCTTCATAGGCAAGGGCCAGGCCATGTTCTGTCCAAGTGTACCTGGATGGTCCCTGACATAGGGGATATTTGTCTCCTTTTTTGTGGGCCTTCAGCCCCAAACAGAATCATACTTGACTACCCTGCTGCATGTGTTCATTGCTCTTCCTGGTTTGATTTTAGATGTTATCTATTGATTCCTACTGTGGAAGATGAAGATATGGCCTCTTACATCACCCAGGCCCACTTCTCTTCCCTCCATCTTCTCAGAACAG GGCCTGCTGCTGCCAAGCCAGACTTGATCTCAAAACTGGAACGGAGAGCTGCACCCTGGATCAAGGACCCAAATGGGCTAGAGTGGTGGAAAGATCATCCCCCAG ggaaaaagaagatgaTGGCAGTAAGTGAAGCAGACATCCAGGCCTCAGCTATAGAATCTGCATTGCTTCCAGCTCCTCCTGTGGAGATGTGTACCTCCTACTGCCCTTCCAGCATGTATGAAGTAGAAGAAGACAGACCTAAGAAAGTCAAGAGGACTTACAGACCCCGTTCCATTCAGAGATCATGGTTTGGGCAGTTCCCCTGGCTAGTAATTGACCCCAAAGAGACAAAGCTTTTCTGCTCAGCTTGCAAAGAAAGACCTACTCTCCATGACAAATCATCCCGGCTAGTCCGAGGTTACACAGGGCCTTTTAAAGTGGAGACTTTAAAATACCACGAAGTCAGCAAGGCACACAAACTCTGCATCAACACGGTTGAAGTCAAAGACGACAGCCCTCAGACTACTCTAGTTCCAGAGATCTCCAGTGACCTCATGGCCAACATGGAGCATTTCTTCAATGCTGCCTACTCCATTGCATACCATTCCAGGCCCCTGAATGACTTTGAGAAGGTCCTGCAGCTCCTCCAGAGCACTGGGACCATGATCTTAGGCAAGTACCGAAATCGTACCGCATGCACTCAGTTCATCAAATACATCTCAGAAACTCTGAAGAAGGAGATCCTCAGTGATATACAGAATTCCCCATGTGTGAGCATGTTGTTGGACAGCTGCACAGACTCTTCTGACCAGGCCTGTGTGGGGATTTACATCCGCTACTTCAAGCAGATGGAGGTGAGAGAGTCATACATCACCCTGGCCCCTCTCTACAGTGAGACAGTAGATGGGTACTTTGAGACTATCATTGCTGCCTTGGATGAGCTGGACATCCCTTTCCGGAAGCCTGGCTGGGTGGTGGGCCTAGGAACTGATGGCTCTACTATGTTGAGCTACAAGGGAGGCCTCGTGGAGAAATTCCAGGAGATCATCCCCCGGCTGCTGCCTGTCCATTGTGTGGCCCATCAGCTGCACCTGGCTGTGGTGGATGCCTGTGGGAGCATCGATCTGGTAAGGAAGTGTGACCGGCACATACGAACTGTCTTCAAGTTTTATCAGTCCTCAAACAAGAGGTTGGGTGAGCTGCAGAATGGTGCAGCTCCCCTGGAGCAGGAAATCGTTCGTCTGAAGGACTTGAACGCTGTCAGGTGGGTAGCCAGCAAGAGGCGCACACTGAATGCACTCATTGTTAGCTGGCCTGCACTGGCAAGGCACCTCCAGAGTGTGGCAGAAGCTGGGGGCCAGATTGGGCACAGGGCCAAGGGCATGCTGAAGCTGATGAGGAGCTTCCATTTCATCAAGTTCTGCCACTTCCTGTTAGACTTCCTCAGTATCTTCCGGCCTTTGTCTGAGGTATGTCAGAAGGAGATCGTGCTGATCACAGAGGTGAACTCCACACTGGGGCGCGCCTACATAGCACTAGATACCCTCCGCCACCAGGCGGGGCCCAAAGAGGAAGAGTTTAATGCCAGCTTCCAGGATGGGCAGCTCCATGGCATCTTCCTGGACAAGATGGAGATGGCAGAACAGCGGTTCCAGGCAGACAGGGAAAGGACGATCCTGACTGGGGTTGAGTACCTCCAGCACAGGTTTGACACAGACCGTCCCCCACAACTCAAGAACATGGAGGTGTTTGACACCATGACCTGGCCAAGTGGGACTGAACTGGCCCGCTTTGGGAATGATGACATTCTCAGCCTTGCCAAGTATTTTGAGCTCTCCCTTCCCACAGGGTACAGTGAGGAAGCGCTACTTGAGGAGTGGCTGGGCCTGAAAGCTGCTGCCCAGAACCTTCCATTCTCTATGCTGTGTAAGAATGCCCTGACCCAACACTACCGCTTCCCCTTGCTGAGCAAGCTCATGGCTGTGGTGGTCTgcgtgcccatctccacctcctgctgTGAGCGGGGGTTCAAGGCCATGAACAGGATCAGGACTGATGAGAGGACTAAGCTCTCCAATGAGGTGCTCAACATGCTCATGATGACAGCAGTAAATGGTGTGGCAGTGACAGAGTATGACCCCCAGCCCGCCATTCAGCACTGGTACCTGACTTCTTCAGGCCGGCGCTTCAGCCACGTCTATGCTTGTGCCCAGGTGCCAGCCCGTTCCCATGCAA GCGCAGAGCTGAGGAAGGAGGGAATGGGGGCACTCCACACGTAG